The Enterococcus rotai genome includes a window with the following:
- a CDS encoding sensor histidine kinase translates to MKYLYQQLLAFWGVIILIILIVGTSFTQLTKKTLQDTNYEQLRGYAISAWKTKDSINRMPGMTDQDIWNTSFQLFEGFLSNQDVQFVFYDRNMQVQYPLSSEKKLDNTVIKENWDALMQGQQEYATIDRDIYGNKNMSSYVMMPVSKTNVQSNENIIIGALVITQPAKNVSDSVDAITANLFKGFIISSIVGLILSYFFASFQVKRINRMRKATKEITSGNFDIKLVTHDKDEFDDLAEDFNKMAESLKESREEIDRQEDRRRQFMADASHEMRTPLTTINGLLEGLQYNAIPESQRENAIKLMQNETSRLIRLVNENLDYEKIRTNQISIVVKKFDATETLKNILTQLEGKAESANDQLILEADEAIDVYADYDRFVQIMVNIIQNAIQFTQDGEIRVHLQKGYLETIITISDTGIGMTEEQVQNIWDRYYKVDPSRKNTKYGESGLGLSIVQQLVRLHKGKISVESQEGQGTSFTISFPDVEIEDET, encoded by the coding sequence ATGAAATATTTATATCAACAATTATTGGCTTTTTGGGGTGTGATCATTCTAATTATATTGATCGTGGGGACATCTTTTACCCAATTAACCAAAAAAACATTACAGGATACCAATTATGAGCAGCTTCGTGGATATGCTATATCCGCTTGGAAAACCAAAGATTCGATCAATAGAATGCCAGGGATGACGGATCAAGACATTTGGAACACTTCGTTTCAGTTATTTGAAGGATTTTTAAGCAATCAAGATGTTCAGTTTGTTTTTTATGATCGAAATATGCAGGTGCAATACCCTCTGAGTTCAGAAAAAAAACTTGATAACACAGTTATTAAAGAAAATTGGGATGCCTTAATGCAAGGGCAGCAAGAATATGCGACGATCGACAGAGATATTTACGGCAATAAAAATATGTCATCTTATGTAATGATGCCGGTCAGCAAAACCAATGTTCAATCCAATGAGAACATCATTATTGGTGCGTTAGTCATTACACAACCAGCAAAAAATGTTTCAGATAGTGTCGATGCAATAACGGCCAATTTATTCAAAGGCTTTATTATATCCAGCATCGTTGGATTGATCCTAAGTTATTTCTTTGCTAGTTTCCAAGTGAAGCGAATCAATCGAATGAGAAAAGCAACGAAAGAAATCACGAGCGGTAATTTTGATATTAAATTGGTTACGCATGACAAAGATGAATTCGATGATTTAGCAGAAGATTTTAACAAAATGGCTGAGTCTTTAAAGGAATCTAGAGAAGAAATTGATCGACAAGAAGATCGGCGTCGCCAATTTATGGCGGATGCTTCCCATGAGATGAGAACGCCACTCACAACCATTAATGGCTTGTTGGAGGGGCTGCAATATAATGCGATTCCGGAAAGCCAAAGAGAAAATGCGATTAAATTGATGCAAAATGAAACTTCACGGTTAATTCGCTTAGTCAATGAAAACTTAGATTATGAAAAAATCAGAACCAATCAAATTAGTATTGTGGTCAAAAAGTTTGATGCAACTGAAACGTTGAAGAATATCCTGACGCAGTTAGAAGGGAAAGCTGAATCAGCGAATGATCAGTTGATATTAGAAGCCGATGAAGCAATCGATGTTTATGCGGATTATGATCGTTTTGTTCAAATCATGGTTAATATTATTCAAAATGCGATTCAATTTACGCAAGATGGAGAGATTCGGGTTCACTTGCAAAAAGGGTACTTGGAGACGATCATTACGATTTCAGATACTGGAATAGGCATGACGGAGGAACAAGTTCAAAACATTTGGGATCGATATTACAAAGTTGATCCTTCTCGCAAGAATACAAAATATGGTGAGTCCGGTTTAGGGCTATCTATCGTTCAACAATTGGTTCGTCTGCACAAAGGGAAGATCAGTGTAGAAAGTCAGGAAGGTCAAGGAACTAGTTTTACTATTTCATTTCCTGATGTTGAAATAGAAGACGAAACCTAG
- a CDS encoding response regulator transcription factor — protein MNVLMIEDNESVSEMMQMFFLNEGWEATFKYDGKEGLDAFLENPEKWDMITLDLNLPTMDGMAVCREVRKVSNTVPIIMLTARDSESDQVIGLEMGADDYVTKPFSPLTLIARIKALHRRSEIGEHAVEGSERSDDQFDVETDHFKMNTKTREAYLDDKLIGGLTPKEFDLLYTLAKKPRQVFSREQLLEMVWDYQYFGDERTVDAHIKKLRQKIEKVGPQVIQTVWGVGYKFDDSGVA, from the coding sequence ATGAATGTATTGATGATAGAAGATAATGAGTCTGTTTCAGAAATGATGCAAATGTTTTTTTTAAATGAGGGCTGGGAGGCTACGTTTAAATATGATGGTAAAGAAGGACTTGATGCCTTCTTAGAAAACCCAGAAAAATGGGATATGATCACACTTGATTTGAATTTACCGACGATGGATGGTATGGCAGTTTGCCGTGAGGTTCGGAAAGTGTCAAATACAGTTCCGATCATTATGTTGACAGCAAGAGATTCCGAAAGTGATCAAGTGATCGGTTTGGAGATGGGAGCAGATGACTACGTCACCAAACCATTCAGCCCATTGACATTGATTGCCCGAATCAAAGCGCTCCATCGTCGTTCTGAAATCGGGGAGCATGCGGTAGAAGGATCAGAACGTTCAGACGATCAATTTGATGTGGAGACAGATCATTTCAAGATGAATACTAAAACTAGAGAAGCTTATCTGGATGACAAACTAATTGGCGGATTGACACCAAAAGAATTCGATTTGCTTTATACGTTAGCGAAAAAGCCAAGACAAGTATTTTCACGTGAGCAGTTACTGGAAATGGTTTGGGATTATCAATATTTTGGTGATGAACGGACTGTGGATGCTCACATTAAAAAGTTACGTCAAAAAATTGAAAAGGTTGGACCACAGGTTATTCAAACAGTTTGGGGCGTAGGGTATAAATTTGACGATTCTGGAGTAGCATAG
- a CDS encoding LysR family transcriptional regulator — translation MNLRQLEFFRMLADTQHMTHAAKLLNTTQPNLSHSMSELEKELDAQLFEKRGRNIQLTKYGKFFYTYVSTALEELAKGERALKELVSPDKGLIDFGFIYTAGSFLAPMLMKEFSAYPGNEQIRFNLFQGNSSDMTDLLLREDVDIAITSKLKEDEQLNYEILTEQEIVLVVPINHPLAINDTISLKDTSDYPFVYFNERSGLRPYLDKLLTAAAITPTIVCEVEEDHTMLGFVAHDYGIALMPKIPSIAAYNVKTITLKDNFFPRYIYLATKKDHFLSPAALRFKEFIVPFAQNMFYH, via the coding sequence ATGAATTTGCGGCAATTAGAGTTTTTTAGAATGTTAGCAGACACTCAGCACATGACCCATGCGGCCAAGTTATTAAATACCACACAACCAAACTTAAGCCATTCTATGTCAGAATTAGAAAAAGAATTAGATGCACAGTTATTTGAAAAAAGAGGTAGAAATATCCAACTAACAAAATATGGAAAATTTTTCTATACGTACGTTTCAACGGCTTTAGAAGAACTAGCAAAAGGTGAGCGAGCTTTAAAGGAATTGGTTAGTCCTGACAAAGGCTTGATTGATTTTGGCTTTATCTATACAGCTGGCTCTTTTTTAGCTCCTATGTTAATGAAAGAATTTTCAGCTTATCCTGGCAATGAACAAATTCGCTTCAATTTATTTCAGGGAAATTCCTCAGATATGACTGATCTGCTTTTAAGAGAGGATGTCGATATCGCAATTACTTCTAAGCTAAAAGAAGATGAACAACTTAATTATGAGATTTTGACTGAACAAGAGATTGTTTTAGTTGTCCCCATTAATCACCCTTTAGCAATAAATGATACGATTTCTTTAAAGGATACAAGTGATTATCCTTTTGTTTATTTTAATGAACGAAGTGGTTTGCGCCCTTATCTCGATAAGTTGTTAACGGCGGCTGCCATTACACCGACGATTGTTTGCGAAGTTGAGGAGGATCATACGATGCTTGGTTTTGTAGCGCATGACTACGGAATTGCTTTGATGCCAAAAATTCCTTCGATCGCTGCCTATAATGTTAAAACAATTACCTTGAAAGATAACTTCTTCCCTCGCTATATTTATTTAGCAACTAAAAAAGATCATTTTCTTTCACCAGCTGCTCTACGTTTTAAAGAATTTATTGTGCCATTTGCACAAAACATGTTTTATCACTAA
- a CDS encoding class I SAM-dependent rRNA methyltransferase, whose translation MNITVTKKSEKKFKGRYPLIQKEDLITTPKSFSDEWVTFIDSKGQFIATGYLGEQNKGIGWLVNWQGNVDADFLGNLFLKAKSHRVAYEQDESTSAYRVFNGEGDGLGGLIIDRYDDFAVFSWYNETLYQKKAEIIRAFKASFPEIKGAYEKVRFATKFLPESQKLFGDDAPEPLLVVENGVTYATYLNDGLMTGIFLDQKEVRGRLVDGIAAGKTVLNMFSYTGAFSVASAMGGSSTTTSVDLAKRSLPKTKEQFEVNHLAVTDQKIVVMDVFDYFKYAVRKQLSYDVIVLDPPSFARNKKKVFSVAKNYGDLVKDSVDILSDKGLLIASTNAANISLEKYKKMIVAALEEKQVNYRFKETYQLPSDFKTNKHFEEGNYLKVFFIEIEK comes from the coding sequence ATGAATATAACCGTAACAAAAAAATCAGAGAAAAAATTTAAAGGAAGATATCCCCTTATTCAAAAAGAGGACCTTATTACTACGCCTAAATCATTTTCAGATGAATGGGTCACGTTTATTGATAGTAAAGGTCAATTTATTGCGACAGGCTATCTTGGTGAACAAAATAAAGGAATCGGCTGGTTAGTCAACTGGCAAGGAAATGTCGATGCAGATTTTTTAGGAAATCTATTTTTAAAAGCTAAAAGTCATCGAGTCGCATATGAACAAGATGAATCAACTTCAGCTTATCGCGTATTTAATGGAGAAGGGGATGGACTGGGGGGACTGATCATCGACCGTTATGATGATTTTGCCGTATTTTCTTGGTATAACGAAACCTTGTATCAAAAAAAAGCAGAAATTATTCGAGCGTTTAAAGCAAGTTTTCCAGAAATCAAAGGGGCATATGAAAAAGTGCGCTTTGCAACCAAATTTTTACCAGAATCACAAAAACTATTTGGAGACGATGCTCCTGAGCCACTATTGGTTGTTGAAAATGGGGTAACGTACGCTACTTATTTGAATGATGGTTTGATGACAGGGATTTTTCTGGATCAAAAAGAAGTGCGAGGGCGCCTGGTCGACGGGATCGCTGCTGGAAAAACGGTGTTGAACATGTTTAGCTATACAGGGGCATTCTCAGTTGCTAGTGCAATGGGCGGCTCAAGTACAACAACTAGTGTAGATTTAGCCAAACGTAGTTTACCAAAAACGAAAGAGCAGTTTGAAGTGAATCATTTAGCTGTGACAGATCAAAAAATCGTAGTAATGGATGTCTTCGATTATTTCAAATATGCTGTCCGAAAGCAATTAAGCTATGATGTGATCGTTCTTGATCCGCCAAGTTTTGCTCGTAATAAGAAAAAAGTGTTTTCTGTTGCTAAAAATTACGGTGACTTAGTCAAGGATTCTGTAGATATTTTGTCAGATAAAGGCTTATTGATCGCCTCAACGAATGCTGCGAATATCTCTCTGGAAAAATATAAAAAAATGATTGTTGCAGCATTAGAAGAAAAGCAGGTGAACTATCGATTTAAGGAAACGTATCAATTACCAAGTGATTTTAAAACGAATAAACATTTTGAAGAAGGGAACTACCTAAAAGTTTTCTTCATTGAAATAGAAAAATAA
- a CDS encoding LTA synthase family protein: MKKIHMPKFLNTRLGLFGFVAVLIWLKNIFAYTVDFHLRIENAFEYFILFINPIASTFFLLAIALYVRRKKASYITMMVLYFLLTLLLFSNVVYYREFTDFITVNTMLGAGKVASGLGESALRLFRPYDVLYWLDFIIIGILLLTKKIKMDERPVRARVAVSISMLSALFFVANLTLAETARPQLLGRQFSRDYIVKFLGLNAFTVYDGVTTYQTNQVRAEASENDMDAVSDYVKSHYAAPNPDTFGMAKGKNVIYIHLESFQQFLIDYKLKDEKGVEHVVTPFINSLYHSNSTYSFDNFFHQVGQGKTSDAETMFENSLFGLDQGSLFTQVGGKNTFEAAPAILGQEAGYTSAVFHGNAGNFWNRNETYKHLGYNYFFDANYYDVNEDNSFQYGLHDKPFFQQSAQYLEHLQQPFYSKFIAVSNHYPYSQFTNDEAGFPIAQTSDETINGYFATANYLDKAVEEFFNYLKASGLYENSVIVLYGDHYGVSTSRNQNLAELLGKSKSTWNDFDNSSMQRVPYMIHIPGQTNGGINHTYGGQIDALPTLLHLMGVDTKNYIQMGQDLFSKDNSQLVAFRNGNYVSPKYTMLGSSIYETATGRLLEEPTEQEKQEAKALKEQANLQLSMSDQTTNGDLLRFYTNSGLTPVNPDDYNYKDQLKQLEKIEDEKGNKSTSVYSKNNNTSTVDKYHTETYQDYLKSGK; the protein is encoded by the coding sequence ATAAAAAAAATACATATGCCTAAGTTTTTAAACACGCGTTTAGGACTTTTTGGGTTTGTGGCTGTGTTGATTTGGTTGAAAAACATTTTTGCTTATACAGTTGATTTTCATTTAAGAATCGAGAATGCTTTTGAATATTTCATTCTCTTTATTAACCCAATTGCTTCTACGTTTTTCTTATTGGCAATTGCTTTATATGTGAGAAGAAAGAAAGCTTCCTATATTACGATGATGGTCTTGTATTTTCTGTTGACGTTACTACTATTCTCTAATGTAGTGTATTACAGAGAATTTACTGACTTTATTACGGTGAATACAATGCTTGGTGCTGGGAAGGTTGCTAGCGGACTTGGCGAAAGTGCCTTACGTTTGTTTAGACCCTACGATGTCCTTTATTGGCTTGATTTCATTATAATTGGTATTTTATTGCTAACTAAAAAGATCAAAATGGATGAACGTCCTGTTAGAGCACGAGTTGCCGTTTCAATTAGTATGTTATCTGCTTTGTTTTTTGTCGCAAACTTAACATTAGCCGAAACAGCTCGTCCTCAATTATTGGGTCGCCAGTTCTCTCGTGATTATATCGTTAAGTTTTTAGGCTTAAACGCTTTTACAGTTTATGATGGTGTTACTACCTACCAAACGAACCAAGTTCGAGCAGAAGCTAGTGAAAATGATATGGACGCTGTTTCAGATTACGTCAAAAGTCATTATGCCGCACCAAACCCTGATACATTTGGTATGGCTAAAGGAAAAAATGTGATTTATATTCACTTAGAAAGTTTCCAACAATTTTTGATTGATTACAAATTGAAAGATGAAAAAGGTGTTGAGCATGTTGTAACACCATTTATCAATAGCTTATATCACAGTAACAGTACCTATAGTTTTGATAATTTCTTCCACCAAGTGGGTCAAGGAAAAACAAGTGATGCTGAAACCATGTTTGAAAATTCGTTATTTGGTTTAGATCAAGGTTCATTATTCACTCAAGTTGGTGGTAAAAATACCTTTGAAGCAGCTCCTGCTATTTTAGGTCAAGAAGCCGGTTATACAAGTGCTGTCTTCCATGGGAATGCTGGTAACTTCTGGAACCGTAACGAAACATACAAGCATTTAGGTTATAATTATTTCTTTGATGCTAATTACTATGATGTTAATGAAGATAATTCATTCCAATACGGCCTGCATGATAAACCGTTCTTCCAACAATCGGCTCAATATTTGGAACACTTGCAACAACCGTTTTACTCTAAATTTATTGCTGTTTCAAATCACTATCCATATTCTCAATTTACGAATGATGAAGCTGGATTCCCGATTGCTCAAACATCTGATGAAACAATCAACGGCTATTTTGCTACAGCGAACTATCTTGATAAAGCCGTTGAAGAATTCTTTAATTATTTAAAAGCTTCTGGTCTGTATGAAAACTCTGTAATCGTCCTTTATGGTGATCACTACGGCGTTTCGACTTCTAGAAACCAGAACTTAGCGGAATTACTTGGGAAATCAAAATCAACTTGGAATGACTTTGACAATTCAAGCATGCAGCGCGTTCCTTATATGATTCATATTCCAGGTCAAACAAATGGCGGAATCAATCATACGTATGGTGGTCAAATCGATGCGTTACCTACCCTATTACATTTAATGGGTGTTGACACGAAAAACTACATTCAAATGGGTCAAGATTTATTCTCTAAAGACAATTCACAACTGGTTGCATTTAGAAATGGTAATTACGTTTCACCTAAATATACAATGTTAGGCTCTAGTATCTATGAAACTGCTACTGGTCGTCTGCTAGAAGAACCCACTGAGCAGGAAAAACAAGAAGCTAAAGCATTGAAAGAACAAGCTAATTTACAGTTATCAATGTCTGATCAAACGACAAACGGTGATTTGCTACGTTTCTATACAAATAGCGGATTAACACCAGTCAATCCGGATGATTACAATTACAAAGATCAATTGAAACAATTAGAAAAAATTGAAGATGAAAAAGGCAATAAATCCACAAGTGTTTACAGTAAAAACAACAATACTTCTACCGTTGATAAATACCATACTGAAACTTACCAAGACTATTTAAAATCTGGTAAATAA